The Chanos chanos chromosome 6, fChaCha1.1, whole genome shotgun sequence genome includes a region encoding these proteins:
- the arhgap35a gene encoding rho GTPase-activating protein 35 isoform X1: MMMAKKQDARPTYNLVVVGLSGTEKEKGQCGVGKSCLCNRFVRPSADDFYLDHTSVLSTSDFGGRVVNNDHFLFWGEAVRTLEEGMECRMHVVEQTEFIDDQTFQPHRSTALQPYIKRAASTKLASAEKLMYFCTDQLGLEQDFEQKQMPEGKLMVDGFLLCIDVSRGMNRNFDDQTKFVTNLYNQLAKTKKPVVLVLTKCDEGVERYIKDSHTFALTKKNLQVVETSARSNVNVDLAFLTLVQLIDKSRGKPKIIPYFEALKQQSQQIATAKDRYEWLVSRIVKNHNETWPNINRRMQSSLEYRDYVFLEGTSKAKKLFQQHVHRLKLEHIEKRRKIYLSTLPQALRSLVPDLDEIDHLSWSGVQKVLETKREFSQWFVVLDDTPWEVTPHIDNMDDDRIPQDLLETPAAEGIYETHLEHLRNERKRAEMRREFKEKLVASPFVTPGRPWEEARSLIMNEEFYQWLEEPEYLEIYNKHQKEIIDQAKEDFQELLLEYSELFYELEVDAKPSKEKMGAIQEVLGEEQRFKALQKLQAERDALVLKHIHFVYHPTKETCPNSPHCVDSKIEQVLAARFPTRYSFFDGTIKSQFGEGKVDRINLVILGKDGLARELANEIRALCTSDDRYVLDGRTYELALRPIEGNVRLPVNSFHTPTFTPHGCLCLYNSKESLSYVVESIEKLRESTLGRRDSLAQLPISLLLVTKRGVGSVGDIGGETAHGLILQGQQVASRLQCTYLDPASPGAGYGRNVNEKQINLVLKGLLDTRRPSMSLGSSSPPLPLETFRDSHSQQSSEADFRIVMCLMCGDSYDVDQLLAPFLLPQHCRPASGLTCGTSVLLELTVGSQRQSIELSILSYHSSFSLRKSRLVHGYIAVYSAKRKASMETLCAFLCEVQDIIPVQLLAVGESQADLVDSEIAREQVIQGEELAHEIEARFSTVVCGPGGVVGGLHRIDLFQPFFKEVMEKRTIVEATHMYDNVAEACSTNENVHSPRCGSPSPITTLLDSEDDVEPSPPYPTLRDDGTLTHGGGYKLPDLEGSDTFSVISEISTFESKLNNKVTPQVRPKHTVTFDFRKYNLSPYMDSGVNRRSLPAVAWPPGNDGGYDPSDYAEPMDAVAKPRPTEEENIYSVPHDSTQGKIITIRNANKTHSNGGGNGSDSEADSSSLERRRKLSALGVKPRLYRDRSKRLGKFSSFRTSFIGSDDELGGPPKAKEDELGAQKGDNSLNEEGEDPKRRNILRSLRRPTKKRPKPRQSISKPLESNYFGVPLASVVSPERPIPLFIDKCIRYIEATGLGTEGIYRVSGNKAEMESMQRQFDQDHNLDLVEKDFTVNTVAGAMKSFFSELPEPLVPYSMQIDLVEAFKINDREQRLHTMKDVLRRFPRENYEVFKYVITHLNKVSQNSKVNLMTSDNLSICFWPTLMRPDFTTMDALTATRTYQTIIETFIYQCAFFFYNQPLADTPSGLSGLPASPTATLSSSSATGSSAYASCYAPPQPVTAPFGPAQQSPPHSPPPTPQSPIQNLLPPLHPHQAPAEQHSL; this comes from the exons ATGATGATGGCAAAAAAGCAAGATGCTCGGCCGACCTACAACCTGGTTGTGGTAGGTCTGTCCGGGACTGAGAAGGAGAAGGGGCAATGTGGGGTGGGCAAGTCCTGCCTGTGCAACCGTTTTGTTCGCCCCAGTGCGGATGACTTTTATCTGGACCACACCTCTGTTCTGAGCACCAGCGACTTCGGAGGACGCGTGGTAAACAATGACCACTTTTTGTTCTGGGGCGAGGCAGTACGGACGCTCGAGGAGGGCATGGAATGCCGGATGCATGTGGTGGAGCAAACCGAGTTTATCGATGACCAAACTTTCCAGCCGCACCGTAGTACAGCTCTACAGCCCTACATCAAGAGGGCGGCGTCCACCAAACTGGCCTCTGCTGAAAAGCTCATGTACTTTTGCACGGATCAGCTGGGCCTGGAACAAGACTTTGAGCAGAAGCAAATGCCTGAGGGCAAGCTTATGGTGGATGGGTTCCTTCTCTGTATCGATGTAAGCAGGGGCATGAATCGCAATTTTGATGACCAGACGAAGTTTGTTACCAACTTATACAACCAGCTAGCTAAGACCAAGAAACCAGTTGTATTGGTACTGACCAAGTGTGATGAGGGAGTTGAGCGATATATCAAAGATTCCCATACCTTTGCCCTAACCAAGAAGAACTTGCAGGTAGTAGAAACCTCTGCACGCTCAAATGTCAATGTTGACCTTGCCTTCCTAACCCTTGTGCAGTTGATTGATAAGAGTCGAGGGAAGCCCAAGATTATACCCTATTTCGAAGCCCTTAAGCAGCAAAGTCAGCAGATCGCCACCGCTAAAGATCGCTATGAATGGCTCGTCAGTCGCATCGTGAAGAACCATAATGAGACCTGGCCCAACATTAACCGCAGAATGCAGAGTTCCTTAGAGTACAGAGACTATGTCTTCCTTGAGGGTACTTCCAAAGCCAAGAAGCTGTTTCAACAGCATGTCCACAGACTCAAGCTGGAACACATCGAGAAGAGACGCAAGATCTATCTCAGCACTCTCCCGCAGGCGCTGCGGTCCCTCGTGCCCGATCTGGATGAGATCGACCACCTGAGTTGGTCAGGAGTGCAGAAGGTCCTCGAGACCAAACGTGAGTTCTCCCAGTGGTTTGTAGTGTTGGATGACACGCCCTGGGAAGTCACGCCGCACATTGACAACATGGATGACGACAGGATCCCCCAGGACCTTTTAGAAACCCCCGCAGCTGAGGGGATATACGAGACTCACTTGGAGCATCTGCGTAATGAGCGAAAGCGAGCGGAGATGCGCCGGGAGTTCAAGGAAAAGCTTGTGGCCTCGCCTTTTGTTACTCCTGGCAGACCCTGGGAAGAGGCTCGTAGTCTCATCATGAACGAGGAATTCTACCAATGGCTAGAGGAGCCGGAGTACCTTGAGATCTACAATAAACACCAGAAGGAAATTATTGACCAAGCCAAAGAGGACTTCCAAGAGCTTTTGCTGGAGTACTCTGAGCTGTTCTATGAGCTCGAGGTAGATGCCAAACCAAGCAAAGAAAAGATGGGTGCCATCCAGGAGGTCCTCGGAGAGGAACAGAGGTTCAAGGCCCTCCAGAAGCTCCAGGCGGAGAGGGATGCTCTGGTTCTTAAACATATCCACTTTGTTTACCACCCCACCAAGGAGACCTGTCCTAATAGTCCTCACTGTGTGGACAGCAAGATTGAACAGGTCCTGGCTGCTCGATTTCCGACACGGTATTCCTTCTTTGATGGCACCATAAAGTCTCAGTTTGGAGAGGGAAAGGTAGACAGGATAAACCTTGTAATTCTAGGAAAAGATGGACTTGCAAGAGAGTTAGCCAATGAAATCAGGGCACTGTGCACCAGTGACGACCGGTACGTGCTGGATGGTAGAACGTATGAACTGGCACTGCGGCCAATAGAAGGCAATGTGCGGCTACCAGTGAATTCCTTTCATACACCAACCTTTACCCCACATGGCTGTCTCTGCCTTTATAACTCCAAGGAATCCTTGTCCTATGTTGTAGAGAGCATTGAAAAGCTTCGGGAATCAACCTTGGGTCGAAGGGACAGCTTAGCTCAGTTACCCATATCTCTCTTACTAGTCACCAAACGTGGAGTTGGGTCAGTAGGGGACATAGGTGGGGAAACAGCTCATGGTCTAATACTACAGGGACAGCAGGTGGCTAGCAGGCTGCAGTGCACTTACCTTGACCCAGCTTCTCCTGGTGCAGGCTATGGCCGtaatgtgaatgaaaaacaaatcaaccTGGTTTTAAAAGGCCTCTTGGATACGCGCAGACCCTCCATGAGTCTTGGTAGTAGCTCCCCTCCCTTGCCTTTGGAAACTTTTAGAGACTCTCATTCTCAACAGAGCTCGGAGGCAGACTTTCGTATCGTCATGTGCCTCATGTGTGGGGATTCTTATGATGTAGACCAACTCTTAGCTCCGTTCCTGCTGCCCCAGCACTGCCGTCCTGCTTCCGGCCTGACTTGTGGTACGTCAGTGCTGTTGGAGCTCACAGTTGGTAGCCAGCGACAAAGCATAGAACTCTCTATATTATCATATCACTCATCCTTTTCTCTGCGCAAGAGCAGGTTAGTGCATGGATACATTGCAGTGTATTCTGCTAAACGCAAGGCTTCCATGGAAACCCTTTGCGCCTTCCTTTGTGAAGTGCAAGACATTATCCCCGTGCAGCTTCTGGCAGTTGGAGAAAGCCAGGCGGACTTAGTGGACTCTGAGATTGCCCGGGAGCAGGTGATCCAAGGTGAAGAGTTGGCCCACGAAATCGAGGCACGTTTCAGCACCGTGGTGTGTGGACCTGGTGGGGTGGTGGGTGGCTTGCATCGAATAGATCTCTTCCAACCCTTCTTCAAGGAGGTGATGGAGAAGCGGACCATCGTGGAGGCCACGCATATGTACGACAATGTGGCGGAGGCCTGCAGCACCAATGAAAATGTCCATTCCCCTCGCTGTGGGTCACCAAGTCCTATCACTACCCTGCTGGACTCAGAGGATGATGTCGAGCCCTCGCCACCATACCCCACCCTGAGGGATGATGGCACTTTGACCCATGGGGGTGGCTACAAGCTACCTGACTTGGAGGGTAGTGATACCTTCTCGGTAATTTCAGAGATTAGCACTTTTGAGAGCAAGCTGAACAACAAAGTCACGCCTCAAGTGCGCCCTAAGCACACAGTCACCTTTGACTTCCGAAAATATAACCTCAGCCCTTATATGGACTCGGGGGTTAATCGTCGATCACTACCTGCTGTGGCTTGGCCCCCTGGAAACGATGGTGGTTATGATCCTTCAGACTATGCTGAACCCATGGATGCTGTAGCTAAGCCCCGTCCaacagaggaggaaaatatTTACTCTGTACCACACGACAGCACACAAGGCAAGATCATCACCATCCGCAATGCAAACAAGACTCACTCTAACGGCGGGGGAAATGGTTCAGACAGTGAGGCAGACAGCAGCTCGCTGGAGCGCAGGCGTAAATTGTCCGCTCTGGGGGTGAAGCCAAGACTCTATCGTGACCGTTCCAAACGCCTTGGCAAGTTCAGTAGCTTCCGCACTAGCTTCATTGGTAGTGATGATGAGCTGGGAGGCCCACCCAAGGCCAAAGAGGATGAGCTTGGGGCGCAAAAAGGGGACAATTCCCTGAATGAGGAAGGTGAAGATCCAAAGAGAAGGAATATTCTGAGGAGTCTAAGGAGACCTACCAAg AAAAGACCAAAGCCCCGTCAGTCCATCTCCAAACCTCTGGAAAGCAACTACTTTGGAGTCCCATTGGCCAGCGTGGTGTCGCCGGAACGACCAATCCCTCTCTTTATTGACAAGTGCATCCGTTACATCGAGGCCACAG ggctgggTACCGAGGGAATCTACAGGGTGAGTGGAAACAaggcagagatggagagcatGCAGAGGCAGTTTGACCAGG accaTAACTTGGACCTGGTGGAAAAGGACTTCACTGTGAACACAGTAGCAGGTGCCATGAAGAGCTTCTTCTCTGAGCTTCCTGAGCCTCTGGTACCCTACAGTATGCAGATTGATCTGGTGGAGGCCTTCA AGATCAATGATCGGGAGCAGCGCCTCCACACCATGAAGGACGTGCTGCGGAGGTTCCCCCGAGAAAACTACGAAGTCTTCAAATACGTCATCACCCATCTGAACAA agtgagCCAAAACAGCAAGGTGAATCTGATGACTAGCGAtaatctgtccatctgtttctgGCCCACGCTGATGCGACCGGACTTCACCACTATGGACGCGTTGACCGCCACCCGCACCTACCAGACAATCATCGAAACCTTCATCTACCAGTGTGCTTTCTTCTTCTACAATCAACCTCTGGCCGACACCCCCAGCGGACTCTCCGGGCTGCCCGCCTCCCCCACCGccaccctctcctcctcctccgccacGGGCTCCTCCGCCTACGCCTCCTGCTACGCCCCGCCCCAGCCGGTGACCGCGCCTTTCGGCCCCGCCCAGCAGTCTCCGCCCCACTCgccgccccccacccctcagTCCCCCATCCAGAACTTGCTCCCGCCGTTGCATCCCCACCAAGCCCCCGCAGAACAACACTCgctgtga
- the arhgap35a gene encoding rho GTPase-activating protein 35 isoform X2, with protein sequence MMMAKKQDARPTYNLVVVGLSGTEKEKGQCGVGKSCLCNRFVRPSADDFYLDHTSVLSTSDFGGRVVNNDHFLFWGEAVRTLEEGMECRMHVVEQTEFIDDQTFQPHRSTALQPYIKRAASTKLASAEKLMYFCTDQLGLEQDFEQKQMPEGKLMVDGFLLCIDVSRGMNRNFDDQTKFVTNLYNQLAKTKKPVVLVLTKCDEGVERYIKDSHTFALTKKNLQVVETSARSNVNVDLAFLTLVQLIDKSRGKPKIIPYFEALKQQSQQIATAKDRYEWLVSRIVKNHNETWPNINRRMQSSLEYRDYVFLEGTSKAKKLFQQHVHRLKLEHIEKRRKIYLSTLPQALRSLVPDLDEIDHLSWSGVQKVLETKREFSQWFVVLDDTPWEVTPHIDNMDDDRIPQDLLETPAAEGIYETHLEHLRNERKRAEMRREFKEKLVASPFVTPGRPWEEARSLIMNEEFYQWLEEPEYLEIYNKHQKEIIDQAKEDFQELLLEYSELFYELEVDAKPSKEKMGAIQEVLGEEQRFKALQKLQAERDALVLKHIHFVYHPTKETCPNSPHCVDSKIEQVLAARFPTRYSFFDGTIKSQFGEGKVDRINLVILGKDGLARELANEIRALCTSDDRYVLDGRTYELALRPIEGNVRLPVNSFHTPTFTPHGCLCLYNSKESLSYVVESIEKLRESTLGRRDSLAQLPISLLLVTKRGVGSVGDIGGETAHGLILQGQQVASRLQCTYLDPASPGAGYGRNVNEKQINLVLKGLLDTRRPSMSLGSSSPPLPLETFRDSHSQQSSEADFRIVMCLMCGDSYDVDQLLAPFLLPQHCRPASGLTCGTSVLLELTVGSQRQSIELSILSYHSSFSLRKSRLVHGYIAVYSAKRKASMETLCAFLCEVQDIIPVQLLAVGESQADLVDSEIAREQVIQGEELAHEIEARFSTVVCGPGGVVGGLHRIDLFQPFFKEVMEKRTIVEATHMYDNVAEACSTNENVHSPRCGSPSPITTLLDSEDDVEPSPPYPTLRDDGTLTHGGGYKLPDLEGSDTFSVISEISTFESKLNNKVTPQVRPKHTVTFDFRKYNLSPYMDSGVNRRSLPAVAWPPGNDGGYDPSDYAEPMDAVAKPRPTEEENIYSVPHDSTQGKIITIRNANKTHSNGGGNGSDSEADSSSLERRRKLSALGVKPRLYRDRSKRLGKFSSFRTSFIGSDDELGGPPKAKEDELGAQKGDNSLNEEGEDPKRRNILRSLRRPTKKRPKPRQSISKPLESNYFGVPLASVVSPERPIPLFIDKCIRYIEATGLGTEGIYRVSGNKAEMESMQRQFDQDHNLDLVEKDFTVNTVAGAMKSFFSELPEPLVPYSMQIDLVEAFKINDREQRLHTMKDVLRRFPRENYEVFKYVITHLNKVSQNSKVNLMTSDNLSICFWPTLMRPDFTTMDALTATRTYQTIIETFIYQCAFFFYNQPLADTPSGLSGLPASPTATLSSSSATGSSSPPHSPPPTPQSPIQNLLPPLHPHQAPAEQHSL encoded by the exons ATGATGATGGCAAAAAAGCAAGATGCTCGGCCGACCTACAACCTGGTTGTGGTAGGTCTGTCCGGGACTGAGAAGGAGAAGGGGCAATGTGGGGTGGGCAAGTCCTGCCTGTGCAACCGTTTTGTTCGCCCCAGTGCGGATGACTTTTATCTGGACCACACCTCTGTTCTGAGCACCAGCGACTTCGGAGGACGCGTGGTAAACAATGACCACTTTTTGTTCTGGGGCGAGGCAGTACGGACGCTCGAGGAGGGCATGGAATGCCGGATGCATGTGGTGGAGCAAACCGAGTTTATCGATGACCAAACTTTCCAGCCGCACCGTAGTACAGCTCTACAGCCCTACATCAAGAGGGCGGCGTCCACCAAACTGGCCTCTGCTGAAAAGCTCATGTACTTTTGCACGGATCAGCTGGGCCTGGAACAAGACTTTGAGCAGAAGCAAATGCCTGAGGGCAAGCTTATGGTGGATGGGTTCCTTCTCTGTATCGATGTAAGCAGGGGCATGAATCGCAATTTTGATGACCAGACGAAGTTTGTTACCAACTTATACAACCAGCTAGCTAAGACCAAGAAACCAGTTGTATTGGTACTGACCAAGTGTGATGAGGGAGTTGAGCGATATATCAAAGATTCCCATACCTTTGCCCTAACCAAGAAGAACTTGCAGGTAGTAGAAACCTCTGCACGCTCAAATGTCAATGTTGACCTTGCCTTCCTAACCCTTGTGCAGTTGATTGATAAGAGTCGAGGGAAGCCCAAGATTATACCCTATTTCGAAGCCCTTAAGCAGCAAAGTCAGCAGATCGCCACCGCTAAAGATCGCTATGAATGGCTCGTCAGTCGCATCGTGAAGAACCATAATGAGACCTGGCCCAACATTAACCGCAGAATGCAGAGTTCCTTAGAGTACAGAGACTATGTCTTCCTTGAGGGTACTTCCAAAGCCAAGAAGCTGTTTCAACAGCATGTCCACAGACTCAAGCTGGAACACATCGAGAAGAGACGCAAGATCTATCTCAGCACTCTCCCGCAGGCGCTGCGGTCCCTCGTGCCCGATCTGGATGAGATCGACCACCTGAGTTGGTCAGGAGTGCAGAAGGTCCTCGAGACCAAACGTGAGTTCTCCCAGTGGTTTGTAGTGTTGGATGACACGCCCTGGGAAGTCACGCCGCACATTGACAACATGGATGACGACAGGATCCCCCAGGACCTTTTAGAAACCCCCGCAGCTGAGGGGATATACGAGACTCACTTGGAGCATCTGCGTAATGAGCGAAAGCGAGCGGAGATGCGCCGGGAGTTCAAGGAAAAGCTTGTGGCCTCGCCTTTTGTTACTCCTGGCAGACCCTGGGAAGAGGCTCGTAGTCTCATCATGAACGAGGAATTCTACCAATGGCTAGAGGAGCCGGAGTACCTTGAGATCTACAATAAACACCAGAAGGAAATTATTGACCAAGCCAAAGAGGACTTCCAAGAGCTTTTGCTGGAGTACTCTGAGCTGTTCTATGAGCTCGAGGTAGATGCCAAACCAAGCAAAGAAAAGATGGGTGCCATCCAGGAGGTCCTCGGAGAGGAACAGAGGTTCAAGGCCCTCCAGAAGCTCCAGGCGGAGAGGGATGCTCTGGTTCTTAAACATATCCACTTTGTTTACCACCCCACCAAGGAGACCTGTCCTAATAGTCCTCACTGTGTGGACAGCAAGATTGAACAGGTCCTGGCTGCTCGATTTCCGACACGGTATTCCTTCTTTGATGGCACCATAAAGTCTCAGTTTGGAGAGGGAAAGGTAGACAGGATAAACCTTGTAATTCTAGGAAAAGATGGACTTGCAAGAGAGTTAGCCAATGAAATCAGGGCACTGTGCACCAGTGACGACCGGTACGTGCTGGATGGTAGAACGTATGAACTGGCACTGCGGCCAATAGAAGGCAATGTGCGGCTACCAGTGAATTCCTTTCATACACCAACCTTTACCCCACATGGCTGTCTCTGCCTTTATAACTCCAAGGAATCCTTGTCCTATGTTGTAGAGAGCATTGAAAAGCTTCGGGAATCAACCTTGGGTCGAAGGGACAGCTTAGCTCAGTTACCCATATCTCTCTTACTAGTCACCAAACGTGGAGTTGGGTCAGTAGGGGACATAGGTGGGGAAACAGCTCATGGTCTAATACTACAGGGACAGCAGGTGGCTAGCAGGCTGCAGTGCACTTACCTTGACCCAGCTTCTCCTGGTGCAGGCTATGGCCGtaatgtgaatgaaaaacaaatcaaccTGGTTTTAAAAGGCCTCTTGGATACGCGCAGACCCTCCATGAGTCTTGGTAGTAGCTCCCCTCCCTTGCCTTTGGAAACTTTTAGAGACTCTCATTCTCAACAGAGCTCGGAGGCAGACTTTCGTATCGTCATGTGCCTCATGTGTGGGGATTCTTATGATGTAGACCAACTCTTAGCTCCGTTCCTGCTGCCCCAGCACTGCCGTCCTGCTTCCGGCCTGACTTGTGGTACGTCAGTGCTGTTGGAGCTCACAGTTGGTAGCCAGCGACAAAGCATAGAACTCTCTATATTATCATATCACTCATCCTTTTCTCTGCGCAAGAGCAGGTTAGTGCATGGATACATTGCAGTGTATTCTGCTAAACGCAAGGCTTCCATGGAAACCCTTTGCGCCTTCCTTTGTGAAGTGCAAGACATTATCCCCGTGCAGCTTCTGGCAGTTGGAGAAAGCCAGGCGGACTTAGTGGACTCTGAGATTGCCCGGGAGCAGGTGATCCAAGGTGAAGAGTTGGCCCACGAAATCGAGGCACGTTTCAGCACCGTGGTGTGTGGACCTGGTGGGGTGGTGGGTGGCTTGCATCGAATAGATCTCTTCCAACCCTTCTTCAAGGAGGTGATGGAGAAGCGGACCATCGTGGAGGCCACGCATATGTACGACAATGTGGCGGAGGCCTGCAGCACCAATGAAAATGTCCATTCCCCTCGCTGTGGGTCACCAAGTCCTATCACTACCCTGCTGGACTCAGAGGATGATGTCGAGCCCTCGCCACCATACCCCACCCTGAGGGATGATGGCACTTTGACCCATGGGGGTGGCTACAAGCTACCTGACTTGGAGGGTAGTGATACCTTCTCGGTAATTTCAGAGATTAGCACTTTTGAGAGCAAGCTGAACAACAAAGTCACGCCTCAAGTGCGCCCTAAGCACACAGTCACCTTTGACTTCCGAAAATATAACCTCAGCCCTTATATGGACTCGGGGGTTAATCGTCGATCACTACCTGCTGTGGCTTGGCCCCCTGGAAACGATGGTGGTTATGATCCTTCAGACTATGCTGAACCCATGGATGCTGTAGCTAAGCCCCGTCCaacagaggaggaaaatatTTACTCTGTACCACACGACAGCACACAAGGCAAGATCATCACCATCCGCAATGCAAACAAGACTCACTCTAACGGCGGGGGAAATGGTTCAGACAGTGAGGCAGACAGCAGCTCGCTGGAGCGCAGGCGTAAATTGTCCGCTCTGGGGGTGAAGCCAAGACTCTATCGTGACCGTTCCAAACGCCTTGGCAAGTTCAGTAGCTTCCGCACTAGCTTCATTGGTAGTGATGATGAGCTGGGAGGCCCACCCAAGGCCAAAGAGGATGAGCTTGGGGCGCAAAAAGGGGACAATTCCCTGAATGAGGAAGGTGAAGATCCAAAGAGAAGGAATATTCTGAGGAGTCTAAGGAGACCTACCAAg AAAAGACCAAAGCCCCGTCAGTCCATCTCCAAACCTCTGGAAAGCAACTACTTTGGAGTCCCATTGGCCAGCGTGGTGTCGCCGGAACGACCAATCCCTCTCTTTATTGACAAGTGCATCCGTTACATCGAGGCCACAG ggctgggTACCGAGGGAATCTACAGGGTGAGTGGAAACAaggcagagatggagagcatGCAGAGGCAGTTTGACCAGG accaTAACTTGGACCTGGTGGAAAAGGACTTCACTGTGAACACAGTAGCAGGTGCCATGAAGAGCTTCTTCTCTGAGCTTCCTGAGCCTCTGGTACCCTACAGTATGCAGATTGATCTGGTGGAGGCCTTCA AGATCAATGATCGGGAGCAGCGCCTCCACACCATGAAGGACGTGCTGCGGAGGTTCCCCCGAGAAAACTACGAAGTCTTCAAATACGTCATCACCCATCTGAACAA agtgagCCAAAACAGCAAGGTGAATCTGATGACTAGCGAtaatctgtccatctgtttctgGCCCACGCTGATGCGACCGGACTTCACCACTATGGACGCGTTGACCGCCACCCGCACCTACCAGACAATCATCGAAACCTTCATCTACCAGTGTGCTTTCTTCTTCTACAATCAACCTCTGGCCGACACCCCCAGCGGACTCTCCGGGCTGCCCGCCTCCCCCACCGccaccctctcctcctcctccgccacGGGCTCCTCC TCTCCGCCCCACTCgccgccccccacccctcagTCCCCCATCCAGAACTTGCTCCCGCCGTTGCATCCCCACCAAGCCCCCGCAGAACAACACTCgctgtga